A genomic region of Nostoc sp. 'Peltigera membranacea cyanobiont' N6 contains the following coding sequences:
- a CDS encoding peptidoglycan-binding domain-containing protein has protein sequence MTNLQQIRDDVLSISISALVVDAPLVQDIQEHLAKIGFIDLSGVTLGVLSTETEAAIHKFQNIAGVNSTNITASFAKKLIDITTPKITPPPPAAITITLTGSVGAGGVNNPADVLAIKNRLADLGFQVSRNSIIDADTIKAIKLFQAIINEKDTLDIGGNVDGRVDVNGKTHKILEKSTAPRWQEMLSGSIPEGFLNNDDLQGDNGDFGTNWIVETVQAAALIYKDEYLRTHPNAALIATNDISKISGGKFPPHASHQVGMCCDIRLPRKDGASGGITYQDSEYDRAAMRAMLEAFRKQSKHRIRRIFFNDMTLIAAGLCQTASGHDNHAHIDILAP, from the coding sequence ATGACTAATCTTCAACAAATTCGAGATGATGTGCTATCAATTTCCATATCTGCATTGGTGGTTGATGCACCCTTAGTTCAAGACATCCAAGAACATCTCGCCAAGATCGGTTTTATTGATCTTAGTGGTGTCACTCTTGGAGTACTATCTACGGAAACAGAAGCAGCAATTCATAAATTCCAAAATATCGCTGGAGTGAATTCTACTAACATCACTGCTAGTTTTGCCAAAAAACTTATTGATATTACTACCCCTAAAATAACTCCACCACCTCCAGCAGCTATTACTATTACTTTAACTGGAAGTGTAGGTGCAGGTGGGGTAAATAATCCAGCAGACGTACTAGCAATCAAAAATAGATTGGCAGATTTAGGATTTCAAGTATCCCGCAATTCTATTATTGATGCCGACACAATTAAAGCTATTAAACTTTTCCAAGCCATTATTAATGAAAAAGATACATTAGATATTGGTGGAAATGTTGATGGCAGAGTAGATGTTAATGGTAAAACCCACAAAATTTTAGAAAAATCAACTGCTCCTAGATGGCAAGAAATGCTTTCTGGCTCAATTCCAGAAGGATTTTTAAATAATGATGACTTGCAAGGAGATAATGGGGATTTTGGGACAAATTGGATCGTTGAAACTGTCCAAGCTGCGGCATTGATTTACAAAGACGAGTATTTAAGAACCCATCCTAATGCAGCTTTAATTGCCACTAATGATATTAGTAAAATTAGTGGTGGGAAGTTTCCGCCTCATGCAAGTCATCAAGTTGGGATGTGTTGCGATATAAGATTACCACGTAAAGATGGTGCATCAGGAGGAATTACCTATCAAGATAGCGAGTACGATCGCGCTGCAATGAGAGCAATGCTAGAGGCTTTCCGCAAACAATCAAAGCATCGAATTCGCCGGATATTTTTTAACGATATGACCTTGATCGCAGCAGGCTTGTGCCAAACAGCATCAGGACATGACAATCATGCCCACATAGATATTTTAGCTCCGTAA
- a CDS encoding NB-ARC domain-containing protein: protein MKSEEVSITLEEALVIIDTVLAPNGLNDLQELVFRQTWDGRSYAEIAESAGYDSEYIKHIGFQLWRSLSAAFGEKINKSNFRVVLRRYSRKNSRQTDAEASNAKNQEQIKYLESSELQRQCHQDWGDAVDVSAFYGRDSDREILFEWIVRDRCRLITLQGMGGIGKTTLVVKVAEDSRDAFEYIFWRSLRNAPPIKNILSDLVKFLSNQQETNLPDTDEAQLMLLMKYLSSSRCLIILDNVETILVSGVSAGNYRQGYESYGQLFRYIAEVSHQSCLLLTSREKPKKLALREGKNLPVRSLQIRGLSELEIHKILTDKGLFALQKQEQLLTSLYSGNPLALKIVANTTQELFAGDVSQFLNCNTSVFGDIWELLEQQFERLSPLEKQVMYWLAINREAVSLAELQEDIVPPLSTRELIEALESLKVRSLVEASRYAVNQSITFTQQPVVMEYMTEILSTAVFNEITTGAILIFNSYALIKATAKDYIRDSQVCLLIKPLFDKLLTHFGNKNRLEDYIYQVIANLRNHSQIQPGYAGGNLLNLLCHIRTNLRNADFSNLAVWQAYLKNINLNGINFQNADLSKSVFTETFGSILTVAFSPDGKVLATGGVAGEVQLWQVANGKPLLRWNAHTRWILSLAFSPNGQMLATGSDDKSIKLWDANTGICLETFQGDTSWVFDVAFSPDSQTLASIGDEYTVKLWDVYNGQLLKTFTGHSTQPHSIAFSSDGQMLASSANDSTIRLWNVHTGELLKTFKGRSNFVQAIAFSPNGKTFASVGDDFIIELWNLRTCELLNILQGHVSFVQSIKFSPDGKTLASGSHDKTVKLWDVTAGICKKTLQGHTSQVWSIAFNPDGEMIVSSSEDHTVKLWDTATGQCVRTLKGYTNAFRLIAFSPDGKTLVSGSGDSQVRLWNVEAGVCLKTLPGHTSLVVSVAFSPNGKTLASGSTAVKLWDSSTGECLKTLHGHNNWVWSVNFSPDGKTLLTGSSDRTLKLWDVQTGECLKTLHGHTNWIWSSVFSPDGQTLASASGDYTAKIWDANTGVCLITLKGHDNGVLSVAFNPDSKIAATASDDRTIKLWDLIRDNSDRLPSGKCIKTLEGHTSGVYFVIFSPDGSLLATASDDQTVRIWDVNTGECLKILTGHSNRVWSVKFSPDGEMLASASHDETIKLWNVRTGESCKTLQAPRPYEGMNIAGVRGLTDAQKASLKVLGAVEVE, encoded by the coding sequence TTCGTCAAACTTGGGACGGACGCAGTTATGCTGAAATTGCCGAAAGCGCTGGCTATGACTCAGAGTATATAAAGCATATTGGCTTCCAGTTATGGCGATCGCTATCAGCTGCTTTTGGGGAAAAAATCAATAAAAGTAACTTTCGTGTGGTACTCCGACGGTATTCGAGGAAAAACTCCAGGCAGACAGATGCGGAAGCTAGCAATGCAAAAAATCAAGAGCAAATCAAATATCTGGAAAGTTCGGAATTACAGCGTCAATGTCATCAAGACTGGGGGGATGCGGTTGACGTTTCAGCCTTCTACGGACGCGACAGCGATCGCGAAATACTCTTTGAATGGATAGTGCGCGATCGCTGTCGCCTGATCACCCTGCAAGGGATGGGTGGGATTGGTAAAACCACACTAGTAGTCAAGGTTGCAGAAGATAGCCGAGATGCCTTTGAGTATATTTTTTGGCGTTCTCTACGCAATGCGCCGCCTATAAAGAATATATTGTCAGACTTAGTTAAATTTTTATCTAATCAGCAGGAAACAAATTTACCTGACACCGACGAAGCGCAACTGATGTTGTTAATGAAATATTTAAGTTCATCGCGGTGTTTGATTATCTTAGATAACGTTGAAACAATTCTCGTTAGTGGTGTAAGTGCGGGAAACTATCGACAAGGATATGAAAGTTATGGACAGCTATTTCGGTATATTGCTGAAGTCTCTCATCAAAGCTGCTTACTACTGACTAGCCGCGAGAAACCGAAAAAATTAGCCTTGAGAGAAGGTAAAAATTTACCAGTTCGTTCCTTACAAATTAGAGGTTTAAGTGAGTTAGAAATACACAAAATTTTAACAGATAAAGGGTTATTTGCCTTGCAAAAGCAAGAGCAATTACTAACCTCACTTTATAGCGGTAATCCATTAGCTTTGAAGATAGTTGCAAATACAACTCAAGAGTTATTTGCTGGAGATGTCTCGCAATTCTTAAACTGCAACACATCTGTTTTTGGTGATATTTGGGAACTTTTAGAACAACAATTTGAACGTTTATCTCCTTTAGAAAAACAGGTGATGTACTGGTTAGCAATCAATCGAGAAGCAGTTTCTCTAGCTGAATTACAAGAGGACATTGTACCACCTCTATCGACACGAGAACTCATTGAAGCACTAGAGTCTTTAAAAGTGAGGTCACTAGTTGAAGCCAGTCGTTATGCTGTTAACCAGAGCATAACTTTTACCCAACAACCTGTTGTCATGGAATACATGACGGAAATATTAAGTACTGCTGTATTTAATGAAATCACTACAGGTGCAATTTTGATTTTTAACTCTTATGCCTTGATTAAAGCTACTGCTAAAGACTATATTCGAGACTCGCAAGTATGTTTGCTAATAAAACCATTATTTGATAAATTACTGACACATTTTGGTAATAAAAATAGACTAGAAGATTATATTTATCAAGTTATTGCAAACTTACGAAATCATTCCCAAATTCAACCTGGGTATGCAGGAGGAAATCTTCTGAATTTACTCTGCCACATCAGGACAAATTTAAGAAATGCAGATTTTTCAAACCTCGCGGTTTGGCAGGCATATCTGAAAAATATTAATCTCAATGGCATTAACTTCCAAAATGCTGATTTATCGAAGTCAGTCTTTACCGAAACCTTTGGCAGTATTTTGACAGTGGCATTTAGTCCTGATGGAAAAGTTTTAGCGACTGGTGGTGTTGCAGGTGAGGTGCAATTATGGCAAGTAGCTAATGGAAAACCACTTTTGAGATGGAATGCACATACCCGTTGGATTCTTTCGCTGGCATTTAGCCCCAACGGTCAAATGCTAGCCACTGGTAGCGATGATAAAAGCATAAAGTTATGGGATGCCAATACAGGCATTTGCCTAGAAACATTTCAAGGAGATACGAGTTGGGTATTTGATGTTGCTTTCAGCCCAGATAGCCAAACTTTGGCCAGTATTGGCGATGAATATACTGTAAAATTGTGGGATGTCTATAATGGTCAACTATTAAAAACTTTTACAGGACACAGCACCCAACCCCACTCAATCGCCTTCAGTTCTGACGGTCAAATGCTAGCTAGTAGTGCAAATGACAGCACTATCAGGTTATGGAATGTACATACAGGTGAGTTACTAAAAACTTTCAAAGGGCGAAGTAATTTTGTACAAGCTATTGCTTTTAGTCCCAATGGTAAAACTTTCGCCAGTGTAGGCGATGACTTTATTATCGAGTTATGGAACCTGAGAACGTGCGAACTACTTAATATTTTGCAAGGACACGTTTCTTTTGTACAATCAATCAAGTTTAGCCCTGATGGAAAAACCCTTGCCAGTGGCAGTCATGACAAAACCGTGAAGTTGTGGGATGTGACTGCGGGTATCTGTAAAAAAACTTTGCAAGGGCATACTAGTCAAGTTTGGTCAATTGCTTTTAATCCTGATGGGGAAATGATTGTTAGCAGTAGTGAAGACCATACTGTTAAACTATGGGATACTGCGACGGGGCAATGTGTCAGAACTCTCAAAGGATACACTAATGCCTTTCGATTAATTGCCTTTAGTCCCGACGGGAAAACCTTGGTAAGCGGTAGTGGTGACAGTCAGGTGCGATTGTGGAATGTTGAGGCGGGTGTATGTCTCAAAACCTTGCCAGGACATACCAGTTTAGTTGTATCGGTTGCTTTTAGTCCCAACGGCAAGACCTTAGCCAGTGGCAGTACCGCAGTCAAGTTATGGGACTCTAGCACAGGTGAATGTTTGAAGACCTTGCACGGGCATAATAATTGGGTTTGGTCAGTGAATTTTAGTCCTGATGGCAAAACTTTGTTGACTGGTAGTAGCGACCGAACATTAAAATTGTGGGATGTGCAGACAGGCGAATGTTTAAAAACATTACACGGTCATACTAACTGGATTTGGTCTAGTGTTTTTAGTCCTGATGGTCAAACTCTGGCAAGTGCCAGTGGAGATTATACTGCGAAAATCTGGGATGCCAATACAGGTGTATGCTTGATAACTCTCAAAGGGCATGACAATGGTGTATTATCAGTGGCTTTTAATCCTGATAGTAAAATTGCAGCTACCGCCAGCGATGACCGCACGATAAAATTGTGGGATTTAATTAGAGATAATAGCGATCGCTTACCATCTGGTAAATGTATCAAAACCCTAGAAGGGCATACCAGTGGAGTTTATTTTGTAATATTTAGCCCCGATGGTTCGCTACTGGCTACAGCCAGTGATGACCAAACAGTGCGGATATGGGACGTAAATACTGGAGAATGTCTCAAAATTTTAACAGGACATAGTAATCGCGTGTGGTCGGTGAAGTTTAGCCCCGATGGTGAGATGCTTGCGAGTGCAAGCCACGACGAAACGATAAAGCTTTGGAATGTTAGAACTGGGGAATCCTGTAAAACGCTTCAAGCCCCACGACCTTACGAAGGAATGAATATTGCCGGAGTCAGAGGGTTAACCGATGCACAGAAAGCTTCGTTAAAGGTGCTAGGTGCGGTTGAAGTTGAGTAA